A window from Musa acuminata AAA Group cultivar baxijiao chromosome BXJ3-10, Cavendish_Baxijiao_AAA, whole genome shotgun sequence encodes these proteins:
- the LOC104000439 gene encoding plastid-lipid-associated protein 6, chloroplastic, producing MASLLLPPASSLLSPSSAAAAASSSPYRHRFIFPSIGNLRKSSHRRKFFLPAAPAVLDESPVFDPSTGFQESHDVIAPLKLKLLSVVSGLNRGLAANEEDLRRAESAAKELEAVGGVVDLTKHQDKLQGQWKLIYSSAFSSRALGGSRPGPPTGRLLPITLGQVFQRIDILSKDFDNIVELQFGTPWPLPQLEATAILAHKFELIGTSKIKITFIKTTVKPRGSYSQLPPLEVPQLPDALRPPSNTGSGEFEVTYLDSDTRITRGDRGELRVFVIS from the exons ATGGCTTCGCTTCTCCTTCCGCCTGCATCATCGCTTCTCTCTCCGTCCTCTGCTGCTGCAGCTGCATCATCTTCTCCTTATCGTCATCGCTTTATTTTCCCGTCGATAGGAAATCTGCGAAAATCGAGTCACAGGAGGAAGTTCTTCCTTCCGGCAGCACCAGCTGTGCTGGATGAGTCCCCTGTGTTCGACCCGTCGACCGGGTTCCAAGAGTCTCACGATGTCATCGCTCCCTTGAAGCTGAAATTGCTC AGTGTTGTTTCTGGGCTGAACAGAGGCCTTGCAGCTAATGAAGAAGATCTAAGAAGGGCAGAATCTGCAGCAAAGGAGCTTGAGGCTGTAGGAGGCGTAGTTGATCTTACAAAACACCAGGACAAACTTCAGGGCCAATGGAAATTAATTTATAGCAGTGCATTCTCTTCTCGCGCGCTAGGTGGCAGCCGTCCTGGACCTCCGACGGGCAGGCTACTCCCAATAACTCTTGGACAG GTTTTCCAACGGATCGATATCCTTAGCAAAGATTTTGATAATATAGTGGAGCTTCAGTTTGGTACACCATGGCCACTTCCACAGCTAGAGGCTACTGCTATATTAGCTCATAAATTCGAACTTATTG GAActtctaaaataaaaataacattcATAAAAACTACTGTTAAGCCAAGGGGGAGCTACTCACAACTTCCACCTCTTGAAGTTCCTCAACTTCCCGATGCACTGCGACCTCCTTCCAACACGGGAAGTGGCGAATTCGAAGTCACATACCTTGATAGTGATACTCGTATCACTCGCGGAGACAGAGGGGAGCTGAGGGTGTTTGTCATCTCATGA
- the LOC135651700 gene encoding uncharacterized protein LOC135651700 has protein sequence MVRSNPLSVHSSLPPPPSSNPIPLRRCPNPNFRPKLSAPLLLTGYRRSSFRCPLVGGGGSSGSSWDSNAESVRAGRFKFRDGGAGGDEGEGVSWRSDKRRWWSDDSDEDFEAFDDDPVEQDPWDKIWIFKVFKSYGYLLPAIIVSMLLATGPKAFLMALALPLGQSAISLAIDKVWGKVPEGQQTRRKSKKKSFTRSDGGYKRQWQDRSSYNSPGRHDYQSWVSMDPGVDDKAKTSEPSLGGWDDLDRQGGSTSGRARQQPSTPRSSPESELVKKGKLSKRGRYKGAPLFLRLLIAVFPFLGSWTRMLW, from the exons ATGGTTCGTTCCAACCCGCTCTCCGTCCATTCCTCCCTCCCTCCGCCCCCTTCCTCGAACCCGATCCCTCTTCGTCGGTGCCCTAATCCTAATTTTCGCCCGAAGTTATCGGCCCCCCTGCTTCTCACCGGATATCGTCGATCCTCTTTCCGCTGCCCGCTCGttggcggcggtggcagcagcgGCTCCTCATGGGACTCGAACGCCGAGTCCGTCCGTGCCGGAAGATTCAAGTTCCGAGATGGCGGCGCTGGAGGAGATGAGGGTGAGGGGGTTTCATGGAGGAGTGACAAGAGGCGGTGGTGGTCTGACGACTCCGATGAGGACTTCGAAGCGTTTGATGATGATCCTGTTGAGCAGGACCCTTGGGATAAGATTTGGATCTTTAAG GTATTCAAGTCGTATGGCTATCTGCTCCCGGCTATCATCGTTTCGATGCTTCTTGCAACAGGTCCAAAGGCTTTTTTAATGGCCTTGGCATTGCCTCTTGGACAGTCAGCAATCTCTCTGGCAATCGACAAGGTCTGGGGAAAGGTACCAGAAGGGCAACAAACCAGGCGCAAGTCCAAGAAGAAGTCTTTCACAAGATCTGATGGGGGCTATAAAAGACAGTGGCAGGACCGAAGCAGCTACAACAGCCCGGGAAGGCATGACTATCAGTCATGGGTATCTATGGATCCCGGTGTTGATGACAAGGCAAAAACTTCTGAACCCAGTTTGGGGGGATGGGATGACCTGGATCGGCAGGGAGGAAGCACCAGTGGTCGTGCAAGACAACAACCATCGACCCCAAGGAGTTCACCCGAGTCTGAGCTGGTGAAGAAGGGGAAGTTGTCCAAGAGGGGAAGATACAAGGGTGCACCACTGTTCCTGCGACTGCTGATTGCAGTTTTCCCATTCTTGGGTTCGTGGACTAGGATGTTGTGGTGA